The following are encoded in a window of Haloarcula laminariae genomic DNA:
- the upp gene encoding uracil phosphoribosyltransferase — MALEQRGDASIVTHALAQDELSRLREKETEQVEFRKGLVRLGRLCGYEIIDGRMETEYVEIETPLTTTMGERVTGLDDVVIVNVLRAATPFVEGLLKAFPRARQGVISASRDESAGMDDDGEFPISVDYVKLPDIDPEDTVIVADPMLATGSTMSTVLSYITEQEADPERLIALSAVAAPPGIVRVSESVPEADLLTVAIDDELNEDGFIVPGLGDAGDRAFRTT; from the coding sequence ATGGCACTCGAACAGCGCGGTGACGCCTCGATAGTCACCCACGCGCTCGCGCAGGACGAACTTTCCCGACTGCGCGAGAAGGAGACCGAACAGGTCGAGTTCCGGAAGGGGCTCGTCCGGCTGGGACGGCTCTGTGGCTACGAGATCATCGACGGGCGCATGGAGACCGAGTACGTCGAGATAGAGACCCCCCTGACCACGACGATGGGCGAGCGGGTGACGGGCCTGGACGACGTGGTCATCGTCAACGTCCTCCGGGCGGCGACGCCGTTCGTCGAGGGGCTCCTGAAGGCGTTCCCCCGCGCCCGCCAGGGCGTCATCTCGGCGAGCCGGGACGAGTCCGCGGGGATGGACGACGACGGCGAGTTCCCGATCTCCGTCGACTACGTCAAACTGCCCGACATCGACCCCGAGGACACCGTCATCGTCGCCGACCCGATGCTGGCGACGGGGTCGACGATGTCCACCGTGCTCTCCTACATCACCGAGCAGGAAGCCGACCCCGAGCGTCTGATTGCGCTCTCGGCGGTAGCCGCTCCGCCCGGTATCGTACGGGTCTCGGAGTCCGTCCCCGAGGCCGACCTGCTGACCGTCGCCATCGACGACGAACTCAACGAGGACGGCTTTATCGTGCCGGGACTGGGCGACGCCGGGGACCGAGCGTTCCGGACGACCTGA
- a CDS encoding 2Fe-2S iron-sulfur cluster-binding protein, which yields MSVPVTITVETPDGERVELTASEGAVLRDVLLDADITPHGRYARGLNCGGRGLCATCGVRLAEPPEADHWHDDLADRFGYPRLSCQLRVRDGMAVRLLDKRVWGSRERGGSAQR from the coding sequence GTGTCTGTCCCTGTCACCATCACCGTCGAGACGCCCGACGGCGAGCGGGTCGAACTGACGGCATCCGAGGGGGCTGTCCTCCGTGACGTCCTCCTCGACGCCGACATCACCCCGCACGGCCGCTACGCCCGGGGGCTCAACTGCGGCGGCCGCGGGCTCTGTGCGACCTGCGGCGTCCGGCTGGCCGAGCCGCCCGAGGCCGACCACTGGCACGACGACCTGGCCGACCGCTTTGGCTATCCCCGGCTGTCCTGCCAGCTCCGGGTACGCGACGGGATGGCCGTACGGCTGCTCGACAAGCGGGTGTGGGGGAGCCGGGAGCGCGGCGGGAGCGCCCAACGGTAA
- the hisB gene encoding imidazoleglycerol-phosphate dehydratase HisB, with protein MTDRTAAVTRETAETDIEVTLDIDGDGDSTVDTGIGFFDHMLDAFSTHGLFDLTVQCDGDLDIDDHHTVEDVAITLGEAFETALGEKRGIVRFADRKVPLDEAVASVVVDISGRPYYEFEGAFSQAEVGGMTSHMAKHFGRSLAMNAGLTLHCGVSGENAHHEIEALFKGLARALDDATRLDERRGDVASTKGEL; from the coding sequence ATGACCGACCGCACGGCGGCCGTCACCCGGGAGACGGCCGAGACGGACATCGAGGTGACCCTGGACATCGACGGCGACGGCGACTCGACCGTCGACACCGGTATCGGCTTCTTCGACCACATGCTGGACGCGTTCTCGACGCACGGCCTGTTCGACCTCACCGTGCAGTGCGACGGCGACCTGGACATCGACGACCACCACACCGTCGAGGACGTGGCCATCACGCTGGGGGAGGCCTTCGAGACGGCCCTGGGTGAGAAACGCGGCATCGTCCGCTTCGCCGACCGGAAGGTGCCCCTGGACGAGGCCGTCGCCAGCGTCGTCGTCGACATCTCCGGGCGCCCGTACTACGAGTTCGAGGGGGCGTTCTCCCAGGCCGAGGTCGGCGGGATGACCAGCCACATGGCGAAACACTTCGGGCGCTCGCTGGCGATGAACGCCGGGCTGACGCTGCACTGTGGCGTCTCCGGGGAGAACGCCCACCACGAGATAGAGGCGCTGTTCAAGGGGCTCGCGCGGGCCCTGGACGACGCGACCCGACTCGACGAACGCCGCGGCGACGTGGCCAGCACGAAAGGCGAGCTGTAG
- the leuS gene encoding leucine--tRNA ligase, with the protein MSRRYDHARVQEYWQHVWEREGVYGTPSGGAGGEDTTYVLGMFPYTSGSLHMGHVRNYAITDAHARYRRMAGDDVLHPMGWDAFGLPAENAAYERDTDPESWTRACIERMRDDLAEMGFGYDWSREITTCDPDYYRWNQWLFTRLHDEGLVEYDSATVNWCPDCETVLADAQVETDEGAAHAHAAGGVCWRCGTPVTQRDLDQWFFTITDYADELYDGLDDLDGWPDGVRDSQRNWIGRQEGARVAFDVGEYGEVSAFTTRLDTVYGATYLALAPGHDLVSDLAERDDDVATYLEEVANTDDAGLSGVETDVTATHPFTGAEIPVYVAAYVLDDVGTGAVMGVPAHNDRDHAFADRHDLSLSQVVEPVDGSGTNLPDDPYTEDGMLTASGEYDGLASTAARERLLDHDGVEEATTYRLRDWLISRQRYWGTPIPIVHCDDCGAVPVPDEDLPVELPDYVQTTGNPLDAAEEWKRTACPDCGGEATRETDTMDTFVDSSWYFLRFLSPHFEDAPFDQAVADEWLPVDVYVGGEEHAVLHLLYIRFFARALADLGLLDRREPVERLINQGTVLHSGKKMSKSAGNAVAPHEYGAETTRLFVLSAAHPAQDFEWTVKDVSTAYEFQQDVYGMVAEFAEGRERRRRSQETAPVRTESDPHDAYLEREIDRTVAAVTEEYDRFRYHRVVGELQRFARLLRRYAAYEPPYLFAYSRGLRTLAKLLAPIAPYLAEELWHLLEEDGLVAEADWPEPLRDVDDHRIERGLVRTTLADVRDITDVVDISDPDHIELAVAAEWKYEAYRIAQAADPDDAIVGEIMGRESMQERGDAAADYAADLADRSEGLEPIVDGERELDVLQQAAWLFEDEFGAEVTVRRATEDDDLAAKAKPNKPAIHIS; encoded by the coding sequence ATGTCGCGCCGCTACGACCACGCACGGGTCCAGGAGTACTGGCAGCACGTCTGGGAGCGAGAGGGGGTCTACGGGACGCCCTCGGGGGGAGCGGGGGGCGAGGACACGACCTACGTCCTGGGGATGTTCCCCTACACCTCGGGCTCGCTGCATATGGGCCACGTCCGGAACTACGCCATCACCGACGCCCACGCCCGCTACCGGCGGATGGCCGGCGACGACGTCCTCCACCCGATGGGGTGGGACGCCTTCGGCCTCCCGGCCGAGAATGCGGCCTACGAGCGCGACACGGACCCCGAATCGTGGACCCGCGCCTGCATCGAGCGGATGCGCGACGACCTGGCGGAGATGGGCTTTGGCTACGACTGGTCCCGCGAGATAACGACCTGTGACCCCGACTACTACCGCTGGAACCAGTGGCTCTTCACCCGGCTACACGACGAGGGACTCGTCGAGTACGACTCGGCGACGGTCAACTGGTGTCCGGACTGCGAGACCGTCCTCGCGGACGCGCAGGTCGAGACCGACGAGGGGGCTGCCCACGCCCACGCGGCCGGCGGCGTCTGCTGGCGCTGTGGCACCCCCGTCACCCAGCGCGACCTCGACCAGTGGTTCTTCACCATCACCGACTACGCCGACGAGCTCTACGACGGGCTGGATGACCTCGACGGGTGGCCCGACGGCGTCAGGGACAGCCAGCGAAACTGGATAGGCCGTCAGGAGGGCGCCCGCGTCGCCTTCGACGTGGGCGAGTACGGCGAGGTCTCGGCCTTCACCACGCGGCTGGACACCGTCTACGGCGCGACCTACCTCGCGCTGGCGCCGGGACACGACCTCGTGAGCGACCTCGCGGAAAGAGACGACGACGTGGCGACCTACCTGGAGGAAGTGGCCAACACCGACGACGCCGGGCTCTCCGGCGTCGAGACGGACGTGACCGCGACCCACCCCTTCACCGGCGCGGAGATTCCCGTCTACGTCGCCGCCTACGTGCTGGACGACGTGGGCACCGGCGCGGTGATGGGCGTGCCCGCCCACAACGACCGGGACCACGCTTTCGCCGACCGCCACGACCTGTCCCTCTCGCAGGTCGTCGAACCCGTCGACGGCAGCGGCACGAACCTGCCCGACGACCCCTACACCGAGGACGGCATGTTGACCGCGAGCGGCGAGTACGACGGACTGGCCAGCACGGCCGCCCGGGAGCGCCTGCTCGACCACGACGGCGTCGAGGAGGCGACGACCTACCGGCTCCGGGACTGGCTCATCTCCCGCCAGCGCTACTGGGGGACGCCGATTCCCATCGTCCACTGTGACGACTGTGGGGCTGTCCCTGTCCCCGACGAGGACCTCCCCGTCGAACTGCCCGACTACGTCCAGACGACCGGGAACCCGCTGGACGCCGCCGAGGAGTGGAAGCGGACCGCGTGCCCGGACTGTGGCGGCGAGGCCACCCGCGAGACGGACACGATGGACACCTTCGTCGACTCGTCGTGGTACTTCCTGCGCTTTCTCTCGCCGCACTTCGAGGACGCGCCCTTCGACCAGGCGGTCGCCGACGAGTGGCTCCCCGTCGACGTCTACGTCGGCGGCGAGGAACACGCCGTCTTGCACCTGCTGTACATCCGCTTTTTCGCGCGGGCGCTCGCGGACCTCGGCCTGCTGGACCGGCGCGAACCGGTCGAGCGGCTCATCAACCAGGGAACCGTCCTCCACAGCGGAAAGAAGATGTCAAAGTCCGCGGGCAACGCCGTCGCGCCCCACGAGTACGGCGCCGAGACCACCCGGCTGTTCGTCCTCTCGGCGGCCCACCCCGCCCAGGACTTCGAGTGGACGGTCAAGGACGTCTCGACGGCCTACGAGTTCCAGCAGGACGTCTACGGGATGGTCGCCGAGTTCGCCGAGGGGCGCGAGCGACGCCGACGCTCCCAGGAGACCGCGCCAGTCCGCACCGAGAGCGACCCCCACGACGCCTATCTCGAACGCGAAATCGACCGTACCGTCGCCGCCGTCACCGAGGAGTACGACCGCTTCCGATACCACCGGGTCGTCGGCGAACTCCAGCGCTTCGCCCGGCTGTTGCGCCGGTACGCGGCGTACGAGCCTCCCTACCTGTTCGCCTACAGCCGCGGCCTGCGGACCCTGGCGAAACTGCTCGCACCCATCGCCCCCTATCTGGCCGAGGAGCTGTGGCACCTGCTGGAGGAGGACGGGCTCGTCGCCGAGGCCGACTGGCCCGAGCCGCTCCGGGACGTCGACGACCACCGCATCGAGCGGGGGCTCGTCCGGACGACGCTGGCCGACGTGCGCGACATCACCGACGTCGTCGACATCTCGGACCCCGACCACATCGAGCTCGCCGTCGCCGCCGAGTGGAAGTACGAGGCCTACCGCATCGCCCAGGCCGCCGACCCCGACGACGCCATCGTCGGCGAAATCATGGGTCGGGAGTCGATGCAGGAACGGGGCGACGCCGCAGCGGACTACGCCGCCGACCTCGCCGACCGGAGCGAGGGGCTCGAACCCATCGTCGACGGCGAGCGGGAACTCGACGTGCTACAGCAGGCCGCCTGGCTCTTCGAGGACGAGTTCGGCGCCGAGGTGACGGTGCGGCGGGCGACCGAGGACGACGACCTGGCCGCGAAGGCCAAACCGAACAAGCCCGCGATTCACATCTCCTGA
- a CDS encoding ArsR/SmtB family transcription factor: protein MGTTEPPDARSCCGPLTHDVADEQLAADVRLLSGAANDTRYELLLLLSAADGAVCACELPEAVGLSQSAVSHALSKLFDAGLVTREKDGRWRYYDLTPAAEALLETLHTDD from the coding sequence ATGGGAACGACCGAACCGCCCGACGCCCGAAGCTGCTGTGGTCCGCTGACACACGACGTGGCCGACGAGCAACTCGCCGCCGACGTGCGCCTGCTCTCCGGCGCCGCCAACGACACCAGATACGAACTGCTGTTGTTGCTCTCGGCCGCCGACGGCGCCGTCTGTGCCTGTGAGCTCCCCGAGGCCGTCGGGCTGAGCCAGAGCGCCGTGAGCCACGCGCTGTCGAAACTGTTCGACGCCGGCCTCGTCACCCGCGAGAAGGACGGCCGCTGGCGCTACTACGACCTGACTCCGGCGGCCGAGGCGCTGCTGGAAACCCTACACACCGATGACTGA
- a CDS encoding arsenite methyltransferase — protein sequence MTDTDTPTDRTDGEQRRIVRERYADIATDSGGCCDPEPDDSDGCCDGTDGTAGDADATARELGYDDDEVDAVAGDANLGLGCGNPQAIADLDPGEAVLDLGSGAGFDCFLAADAVGPEGRVVGVDMTPDMVEKARENAGENDAANVEFRLGEIEHLPVPDASVDVVISNCVVNLSPDKPQVFREAFRVLRPGGRLAIADVVQTAPFPPDVTRDPDSLSACVAGAATVDALERMLAEAGFEAVDIAPKDDSERFIREWADDYDPSDYLVSATIEARKPE from the coding sequence ATGACTGACACCGACACCCCGACCGACAGAACCGACGGCGAACAGCGCCGTATCGTTCGCGAGCGATACGCGGACATCGCCACCGACAGCGGCGGCTGCTGTGACCCCGAACCCGACGACAGCGATGGGTGCTGTGACGGAACGGACGGCACCGCCGGAGACGCCGACGCGACGGCGCGCGAACTCGGCTACGACGACGACGAGGTCGACGCCGTGGCCGGCGACGCGAACCTCGGGCTCGGCTGTGGGAACCCGCAGGCCATCGCGGACCTCGACCCCGGCGAAGCGGTGCTGGACCTCGGGTCCGGCGCCGGCTTCGACTGCTTCCTCGCGGCCGACGCCGTCGGGCCCGAGGGCCGCGTCGTCGGCGTCGACATGACGCCCGACATGGTCGAGAAAGCCCGCGAGAACGCCGGGGAGAACGACGCCGCCAACGTCGAGTTCCGCCTCGGGGAAATCGAACACCTCCCCGTCCCCGACGCCAGCGTCGACGTGGTCATCTCGAACTGCGTCGTCAACCTCTCGCCGGACAAACCACAGGTGTTCCGCGAGGCGTTCCGGGTGCTCCGCCCCGGCGGGCGACTCGCCATCGCCGACGTGGTGCAGACGGCGCCGTTCCCCCCGGACGTGACCCGCGACCCGGACTCGCTGTCGGCGTGTGTCGCCGGCGCGGCGACCGTCGACGCGCTCGAACGGATGCTCGCCGAGGCCGGCTTCGAGGCCGTCGACATCGCCCCGAAGGACGACAGCGAGCGGTTCATCCGCGAGTGGGCCGACGACTACGACCCCAGCGACTACCTCGTCTCCGCGACCATCGAGGCGCGAAAGCCCGAGTGA
- a CDS encoding ACT domain-containing protein, giving the protein MFDEIMGKFEDSPGQQAVIRLLLERGFSVNEDGRVVSGGIEIPNTGIAREAGVDRRVVNATTDAILADDELRRIFRNISAVPSLLDLAPVLDLTAVTISVRAADESGIVSRVTAAIAERDISIRQVLSEDPEFTDDPRLYVITEEVLPGDLINELREMSFVRTIELA; this is encoded by the coding sequence ATGTTCGACGAGATAATGGGGAAGTTCGAGGACTCCCCGGGCCAGCAGGCCGTCATCCGCCTGCTGCTCGAACGGGGGTTCTCGGTCAACGAGGACGGGCGCGTCGTCTCGGGCGGCATCGAGATTCCCAACACGGGCATCGCCCGCGAGGCCGGCGTCGACCGCCGGGTGGTCAACGCCACGACCGACGCCATCCTCGCCGACGACGAACTGCGCCGCATCTTCCGCAACATCTCCGCCGTGCCGAGCCTCCTCGACCTCGCGCCCGTGCTCGACCTCACCGCCGTCACCATCTCCGTGCGGGCGGCCGACGAGTCGGGCATCGTCTCGCGGGTGACGGCGGCCATCGCCGAGCGGGACATCTCCATCCGGCAGGTCCTCAGCGAGGACCCGGAGTTCACCGACGACCCCCGGCTCTACGTCATCACCGAGGAAGTGCTCCCCGGCGACCTCATCAACGAACTGCGCGAGATGTCGTTCGTCCGGACCATCGAACTGGCCTGA
- a CDS encoding type 1 glutamine amidotransferase domain-containing protein, which yields MPSALFVVSEEGYWGEECIEPLTTLTDAGVDIEVATPSGSPPVIDERSVDPEEVGEETAEHVMEVHESDERLNDPSPVAQVDAIDYDAVVFPGGHGTAWDVNQDRDARRLLRDAVAHEDGKALVVCHAVGILAFTRESAGDFLVDGRSVTGFPNEWEEGIVDDNGVMPDGRKLPYWVEDEVIAAGGDWDAELDDDTSVTVDGDLITARGPPSSAEAARTLLEELGVEQPA from the coding sequence ATGCCATCCGCACTGTTCGTAGTCAGCGAAGAGGGGTACTGGGGCGAGGAATGTATCGAGCCGCTCACGACACTCACCGACGCCGGCGTCGACATCGAGGTCGCGACGCCGAGCGGGTCGCCGCCGGTCATCGACGAGCGCTCCGTCGACCCCGAGGAGGTCGGCGAGGAGACGGCCGAACACGTGATGGAGGTCCACGAGAGCGACGAGCGGCTCAACGACCCCTCCCCGGTCGCACAGGTCGACGCCATCGACTACGACGCCGTCGTCTTCCCCGGCGGCCACGGCACCGCGTGGGACGTCAACCAGGACCGGGACGCCCGCCGGCTGCTGCGGGACGCCGTCGCCCACGAGGACGGCAAGGCGCTGGTCGTCTGTCACGCCGTCGGGATTCTGGCCTTCACCCGGGAGAGCGCCGGCGACTTCCTCGTCGACGGGCGCTCGGTCACCGGCTTCCCCAACGAGTGGGAGGAGGGCATCGTCGACGACAACGGCGTGATGCCCGACGGCCGCAAGCTCCCCTACTGGGTCGAGGACGAGGTCATCGCCGCCGGCGGCGACTGGGACGCCGAACTCGACGACGACACCAGCGTCACCGTCGACGGCGACCTCATCACGGCCCGAGGCCCCCCCTCCTCGGCCGAAGCGGCGCGGACGCTGCTCGAGGAGCTGGGCGTCGAGCAGCCGGCCTGA
- a CDS encoding IMPACT family protein has protein sequence MTERFRTVAERAAASFEVQGSQFIGHVAPAETVDAAEAFVDEIRADYADATHNVPAYRVRASPFREYSSDDAEPSGSAGKPALNVLQQREIENVAAVVTRYYGGTNLGVGGLARAYSRAVKEGVDAAGVVESVPHERFDITVEYDDSGSVRGLLESADVEFTADYGAEVTFAVRVPTAEGSELRDRVRSATSGRADIDVDV, from the coding sequence GTGACAGAGCGCTTCCGGACCGTCGCCGAGCGCGCCGCCGCGAGCTTCGAGGTGCAGGGCTCTCAGTTCATCGGCCACGTCGCCCCCGCGGAGACGGTCGACGCGGCCGAGGCGTTCGTCGACGAGATTCGCGCCGACTACGCCGACGCGACCCACAACGTCCCGGCCTACCGGGTGCGGGCCTCCCCGTTCCGGGAGTATTCGAGCGACGACGCCGAACCCAGCGGCAGCGCGGGCAAGCCGGCCCTGAACGTCCTCCAGCAACGCGAGATAGAGAACGTCGCCGCCGTGGTCACCCGCTACTACGGCGGGACGAACCTCGGCGTCGGCGGGCTGGCACGGGCGTACTCGCGGGCGGTCAAGGAGGGGGTCGACGCCGCCGGCGTCGTCGAGTCGGTCCCCCACGAGCGGTTCGACATAACCGTCGAATACGACGACTCCGGCAGCGTCCGCGGACTGCTGGAGTCGGCCGACGTGGAGTTCACCGCGGACTACGGAGCCGAGGTGACGTTCGCGGTCCGGGTACCGACAGCTGAGGGGAGCGAACTGCGGGACCGCGTCCGCAGCGCGACCAGCGGCCGGGCCGACATCGACGTCGACGTTTGA